The proteins below are encoded in one region of Nitrospinota bacterium:
- a CDS encoding glycosyltransferase family 9 protein codes for MSQDIIKLPDRPRILVARTDRIGDVVLSLPVFTSLKTFFPRAYLCALTRSYTKDLLLSRPDVDEVISFDSKNAAIPFGEFPRLLKEVRKRKFDAAVILYSNFSVAALAAMAGIPCRVGPASKVAQVFLTQRVIQRRSKNLVHEADHNLNLLKPFGVTPIRVPFLLAPKPPLILLQRTEGRPLIGVHPGHGGSSRNWPEERYAQLCAQLYDSGCDVVVTGSAAEKPLVERIVAASGKPARKFIGSGPLPELVSALSQLDVFVASSTGPLHIASAVGTPVVGLYCPIFACLPQRWGPIGPKDTALSPKVEPCMRCTPRKCLHFDCMEKIEVRLVRDAALGKVSPVMELAR; via the coding sequence ATGAGCCAGGATATTATAAAACTGCCCGACCGGCCCCGGATTCTGGTGGCGCGGACGGACAGGATCGGCGACGTGGTCCTGTCGCTGCCGGTGTTCACTTCGTTGAAAACGTTTTTTCCCAGGGCATACTTGTGCGCCCTCACCAGAAGCTATACCAAAGACCTTCTGCTCAGCAGGCCGGACGTGGACGAGGTGATATCGTTCGATTCAAAGAACGCGGCCATACCCTTCGGCGAATTTCCAAGGCTGCTAAAAGAAGTGAGGAAAAGGAAATTCGACGCGGCGGTGATCCTGTACTCGAACTTCTCCGTGGCGGCTCTGGCGGCGATGGCGGGGATTCCCTGCCGCGTTGGGCCCGCTTCCAAGGTGGCGCAGGTTTTTCTTACGCAAAGAGTGATCCAGCGCCGTTCCAAAAACCTTGTCCACGAGGCCGACCACAACCTGAATCTCTTAAAGCCGTTCGGAGTGACCCCTATCCGGGTCCCTTTCCTGCTGGCGCCAAAGCCGCCTCTTATCCTTTTGCAAAGGACGGAAGGGCGGCCTCTTATCGGTGTGCATCCGGGGCATGGCGGATCTTCGCGCAACTGGCCGGAAGAGCGGTATGCCCAGCTTTGCGCACAACTGTATGATTCCGGTTGCGACGTTGTGGTGACAGGATCGGCCGCCGAAAAGCCGCTTGTGGAGCGGATTGTGGCGGCAAGCGGCAAGCCTGCGCGGAAATTCATCGGCTCCGGCCCTTTGCCAGAGCTTGTAAGCGCCCTTTCGCAACTGGACGTTTTCGTGGCGTCGAGCACCGGTCCTTTGCACATCGCCTCCGCCGTGGGGACTCCGGTGGTGGGGCTGTATTGCCCGATCTTCGCCTGTTTGCCGCAGCGCTGGGGCCCCATCGGGCCGAAGGACACGGCCCTCAGCCCCAAGGTGGAGCCTTGCATGCGTTGCACCCCCCGAAAGTGCCTTCATTTCGATTGCATGGAAAAAATCGA